One part of the Mesomycoplasma conjunctivae genome encodes these proteins:
- the rplP gene encoding 50S ribosomal protein L16 — MLQPKKTKHRKTFRIKHDKRAAFRGKTVAFGEFGLQAVTSNWITAAQIESARIAITRRMGREGQVIIRIFPHQALTSKPIGVRMGSGKGSTDKWVAVVKTNTVMFEVKGVKEEIARDALRLGGHKLPVKWKILSAVSEEQNGI; from the coding sequence ATGTTACAACCGAAAAAAACAAAACACCGTAAAACTTTTAGAATTAAACATGATAAAAGAGCGGCTTTCCGTGGAAAAACAGTTGCTTTTGGTGAATTTGGACTACAAGCTGTAACTTCTAATTGAATTACTGCCGCACAAATTGAGTCAGCGCGGATCGCTATTACTCGTCGTATGGGTCGTGAAGGTCAAGTTATTATTCGAATTTTCCCACACCAAGCGCTTACTTCCAAACCAATTGGTGTGCGGATGGGATCAGGAAAAGGTTCAACAGATAAATGGGTAGCAGTAGTTAAAACTAACACAGTAATGTTTGAAGTAAAAGGTGTCAAAGAAGAAATTGCCCGCGATGCACTTCGTTTAGGTGGTCATAAATTACCAGTTAAATGAAAAATATTATCAGCTGTAAGTGAGGAACAAAATGGAATTTAA
- the rpsQ gene encoding 30S ribosomal protein S17 — translation MNTNQSIKRNARKTLVGQVIATKREKTITVAVETHVKHRLYGKRFKKIKKFATHDENSIAQVGDRVKIVETRPLSKTKSFRLVEILHKQGDNK, via the coding sequence ATGAATACTAATCAATCAATTAAACGAAATGCTCGCAAAACTCTTGTTGGTCAAGTTATTGCTACTAAAAGAGAAAAAACAATTACAGTAGCTGTCGAAACACACGTAAAACATCGACTTTATGGTAAAAGATTTAAAAAAATTAAAAAATTTGCTACTCATGATGAAAACTCTATTGCCCAAGTTGGTGATCGGGTAAAAATTGTTGAAACTAGACCACTAAGCAAAACTAAATCATTTCGACTTGTCGAAATTTTGCACAAACAAGGAGATAATAAATAA
- the rplN gene encoding 50S ribosomal protein L14 — protein MVQEQSRLVVADNSGAKIVGVIRNLGGSVKKNSNIGDIVVCSVKKAIPNGIVKEGQVVKGIIVRSVYGIKRANGSHIKFDDNAVVLIKEDGTPRGTRVFGPIAREIRDKGYLKIVSLAPEVL, from the coding sequence ATGGTTCAAGAACAATCAAGATTAGTAGTAGCTGATAATTCAGGTGCTAAAATTGTTGGTGTTATTCGTAACTTAGGTGGTTCAGTCAAAAAAAATTCTAACATTGGTGACATCGTTGTTTGTTCAGTTAAAAAAGCAATTCCAAATGGAATTGTCAAAGAAGGTCAAGTAGTCAAAGGTATTATTGTTCGTAGTGTCTACGGAATTAAAAGAGCAAATGGCTCACATATTAAGTTTGATGACAACGCTGTTGTTTTAATCAAAGAAGATGGAACACCTCGTGGAACACGTGTTTTTGGTCCAATTGCACGTGAAATTAGAGATAAAGGTTACTTAAAAATTGTCTCACTAGCACCTGAGGTTTTATAA
- the rpmC gene encoding 50S ribosomal protein L29, giving the protein MEFKELRAKSATELKQMLIEYRSELFTLRFKNKTQQLDQSHKIADIKKDIARILTALKQLELSKEGSN; this is encoded by the coding sequence ATGGAATTTAAAGAATTAAGAGCAAAATCAGCTACCGAATTAAAACAAATGTTAATTGAATATCGTTCTGAATTATTTACACTTCGTTTTAAAAATAAAACTCAACAATTAGATCAAAGTCACAAAATCGCTGATATTAAAAAAGATATTGCAAGAATTCTTACTGCACTAAAACAACTAGAATTAAGCAAAGAAGGTAGCAACTAA
- the rplX gene encoding 50S ribosomal protein L24 has product MKIRKNDEVVVIAGDDKGKVGKVLEVNSKAQTVIVKDVNKVTKHKKPSQENTQGEIVVKEAPIHVSKVAILVKKASKDKPAEYSKIGFRVENGKKVRFAKKTKKVI; this is encoded by the coding sequence ATGAAAATTAGAAAAAATGATGAAGTAGTAGTCATTGCAGGTGATGATAAAGGCAAAGTTGGCAAAGTTTTAGAAGTTAATTCTAAAGCGCAAACTGTTATTGTCAAAGATGTTAACAAAGTTACCAAACACAAAAAACCTTCACAAGAGAACACACAAGGTGAAATTGTTGTCAAAGAAGCACCAATTCATGTTTCGAAAGTAGCAATTTTAGTTAAAAAAGCAAGCAAAGATAAACCAGCCGAATATAGCAAAATTGGTTTTCGTGTTGAAAATGGCAAAAAAGTTCGTTTTGCTAAAAAAACA